In Synechococcus sp. Nb3U1, one DNA window encodes the following:
- a CDS encoding SHOCT domain-containing protein, whose protein sequence is MAESKSPAHREGQRLIREVAGWLSMLGVLIPGLQRFYMGHKRWGWGYLGVGLLVFIPSIPLQILSYTLRAFCLMEGLWILTMTNADFDFRFNRDLIGLEWKSVEGRESQDPEQQLESQLKQGLITRAEYEERRQKIRKIS, encoded by the coding sequence ATGGCCGAGAGCAAAAGCCCAGCTCACCGCGAAGGTCAGCGGTTGATCCGAGAGGTGGCAGGCTGGTTGTCGATGCTGGGAGTGCTCATACCCGGTTTGCAACGCTTCTACATGGGCCACAAACGCTGGGGTTGGGGTTACTTGGGGGTGGGCCTGCTGGTTTTTATTCCCTCCATTCCGTTGCAGATCCTGAGCTATACTTTGCGAGCCTTCTGCTTAATGGAGGGCCTGTGGATTTTAACCATGACCAATGCCGATTTTGATTTTCGCTTTAATCGGGATTTGATCGGGTTGGAGTGGAAAAGTGTGGAAGGGCGGGAATCTCAGGATCCGGAGCAGCAATTGGAGAGCCAGTTAAAACAGGGGTTGATTACCCGCGCTGAGTATGAAGAGCGCCGCCAAAAAATCCGTAAAATTTCCTAA
- a CDS encoding MAPEG family protein — MLQNLSLEAIPLFSVAAAMFLVYLPMGVVGYARARVGYDVSAPRAMFDRLPPYGQRATWAHENGFETFGMFAAAALIAYITGPHLDPWYFGLTGEEGVAVLCGVFLVARLLYNLCYIADIPIGRSLSFLAGSLSTLGLLLISLLPLLGTGLA, encoded by the coding sequence ATGTTGCAGAACCTTTCCCTCGAAGCGATTCCTCTATTCTCTGTTGCGGCGGCCATGTTTTTGGTTTATCTGCCAATGGGAGTGGTGGGCTATGCTCGTGCCCGCGTCGGATACGATGTTAGTGCTCCCCGTGCTATGTTCGACCGATTACCTCCCTACGGGCAACGGGCCACTTGGGCACATGAAAATGGCTTTGAAACATTCGGGATGTTTGCGGCAGCCGCGTTGATCGCCTATATCACTGGGCCCCACCTGGATCCCTGGTACTTTGGCCTGACTGGAGAGGAAGGGGTGGCGGTGTTGTGTGGGGTGTTTCTGGTGGCGCGGCTGCTTTACAACCTTTGCTACATCGCTGATATTCCCATCGGGCGTTCCCTCTCTTTTCTGGCGGGATCCTTGTCAACATTAGGTCTGTTGCTGATCAGCTTGTTGCCGTTGCTAGGGACGGGCTTGGCTTAG
- a CDS encoding AGE family epimerase/isomerase, translated as MHPLPNFRDPRFLEDHIRQTLAFYHPRCIDPQGGFFQHFRDDGSLYDRETRHLVSSTRFVFNYAMAAVYFQNPEYRTWAEHGIRFLRKKHCQGGYVWILRGLEVADPTLHCYGHAFVLLAYAWGLKAGISECAQYLAETFDLMEEHFWSEADGLYADEFTANWGSLSPYRGQNANMHTCEALIAAYEATQDSLYLKRALTLAHNLCERQAALSPLGLIWEHYDPNWDPDWDYNRSDPRHLFRPWGYQPGHQTEWAKLLLILERYAPQTDWLSQAQFLFDRAMSSAWDPEYGGLCYGLDLQGQVCDSDKYFWVQAESLAAAALLALRTGDPSYWDWYDRVWAYSWEHFIDHQHGAWYRILNRANQKYDDLKSPAGKTDYHTMGACYEVLRSLKIDARDPQSH; from the coding sequence ATGCACCCACTGCCCAACTTCCGGGATCCCCGCTTCCTAGAAGATCACATTCGTCAGACCCTGGCGTTTTATCATCCCCGCTGCATCGATCCACAAGGGGGATTTTTCCAGCACTTTCGGGATGACGGCAGTCTTTACGACCGTGAAACCCGCCACTTGGTGAGCAGCACCCGCTTTGTCTTTAACTACGCCATGGCGGCAGTGTATTTCCAAAACCCGGAGTATCGCACTTGGGCCGAGCACGGCATCCGCTTTTTGCGCAAGAAGCATTGCCAAGGAGGTTATGTCTGGATTTTGCGAGGTTTAGAAGTGGCGGATCCCACCCTGCACTGCTACGGCCATGCCTTTGTGCTCTTGGCCTATGCCTGGGGCCTCAAAGCCGGGATCTCAGAGTGTGCCCAGTACCTGGCCGAGACCTTTGACCTGATGGAAGAACACTTTTGGTCAGAAGCTGATGGCCTGTATGCCGATGAATTCACCGCCAACTGGGGATCCCTCTCCCCGTATCGGGGTCAAAACGCCAACATGCATACCTGTGAGGCCCTAATTGCCGCCTATGAGGCTACCCAAGACTCACTTTATCTGAAACGGGCCCTCACCCTAGCCCACAACCTCTGTGAACGACAGGCGGCTCTTTCGCCTCTGGGGCTGATCTGGGAACATTATGACCCCAACTGGGATCCCGACTGGGACTACAACCGCTCGGATCCACGTCACCTCTTCCGCCCCTGGGGCTATCAACCGGGCCACCAAACGGAATGGGCCAAATTGCTCCTGATTTTGGAACGCTATGCTCCCCAGACGGATTGGCTCTCCCAGGCCCAATTTTTGTTTGACCGAGCCATGTCATCGGCCTGGGATCCCGAGTATGGCGGGCTCTGCTACGGGCTGGATTTACAAGGGCAAGTTTGCGATAGCGACAAATACTTCTGGGTACAGGCAGAATCTTTGGCAGCAGCAGCTCTGTTGGCTCTGCGGACAGGGGATCCCAGCTATTGGGATTGGTATGACCGCGTCTGGGCCTACAGTTGGGAGCATTTCATCGATCACCAACATGGAGCCTGGTATCGCATCTTGAACCGTGCCAACCAGAAATATGATGATCTGAAAAGCCCCGCTGGCAAAACCGACTACCACACGATGGGGGCTTGCTACGAGGTGTTGCGCAGCCTCAAGATCGACGCTAGAGACCCCCAGAGCCACTAG
- a CDS encoding PPC domain-containing DNA-binding protein, with translation MGSLKIYPLRLCPGQDLKQELEHFARQQPLQAGFVLTAIGSLSQATLRLADQTGDHLLAERLEILALNGSLCADGLHLHLTVADSQGKTWGGHLRPGCLIYTTAEIVLADSLAHRFSRQPDPTTGYLELQIEQAAGDP, from the coding sequence GTGGGATCCCTCAAGATCTATCCGTTGCGACTCTGCCCCGGCCAAGATCTCAAGCAAGAATTGGAACACTTTGCCCGTCAACAACCGCTGCAAGCAGGGTTTGTGCTGACCGCCATTGGCAGCCTCAGCCAAGCTACCCTGCGCCTAGCTGACCAAACCGGGGATCATCTGTTGGCGGAACGACTGGAAATCCTGGCCTTGAACGGATCCCTATGTGCCGATGGCCTACATCTACACCTGACTGTTGCCGATTCGCAGGGTAAAACCTGGGGTGGGCACCTGCGCCCCGGCTGCCTCATCTACACCACTGCCGAAATTGTGCTCGCAGACAGCCTAGCGCATCGTTTCTCCCGCCAACCGGATCCAACCACGGGCTACCTGGAATTGCAGATTGAACAAGCCGCAGGGGATCCCTGA
- the pcrA gene encoding DNA helicase PcrA, with the protein MTHASWLDTLNPSQRQAVQHFCGPLLVVAGAGSGKTRALTHRIAHLVRQHQVDPAEILAVTFTNKAAREMKERIEQLFVEQEAYEQFGIPMAQLEPAQVTRLKSSVYRRLIKPLWIGTFHSLFSRILRLDIEKYQDPKGRKWTRNFSIFDESDAQLLVKEIVTKQLNLDDRRFDPKSVRYAISNAKNQGWTPADLEHHQPNFRGRTIAQVYELYEDQLAANNALDFDDLIWIPVQLFRQNEQALAYWHQRFRHILVDEYQDTNRTQYELIQLLATNGEMRKSQLNWKNRSIFVVGDADQSIYRFRGADFTILMEFQEAFGDGLPDDDTRTMVKLEENYRSTATILQAANALIDNNTERIEKVLKPTRSQGDPIFCHQADNEMSEAEFVVNAIKRLESKDPNNSWGDFAILYRTNAQSRPFEEVLMRWGIPYVVVGGQRFYDRKEIKDVIAYLRAVANPADSLSLLRIINVPRRGIGKSTIDKLTQAAAALNVPLWEILSDETSIHTLAGRSAKPVIQFVQLLEHWHQQLSQAKATEILEGLLRDSGYLEDLKAQATEEAEERARNVMELYNAARQFEEEQGDPSLEAFLSNVSLASDLDNLQEGLEKVSLMTLHSSKGLEFPVVFLVGVEQGLFPNFRALEDPASLEEERRLCYVGITRAQEQLFISHASERRLYGNREAAIPSLFLSELPKELIELDKPGAIPRQLSRGTTLSISAASKTRPATRHSRSEHWSVGDRLEHPQFGQGHITHVFGSGERVTVAVKFPGIGQQKILDPRIAPIQRIS; encoded by the coding sequence ATGACTCATGCCTCTTGGTTGGATACCCTCAACCCCTCTCAACGCCAGGCAGTGCAACATTTTTGTGGCCCGTTACTGGTAGTAGCTGGGGCAGGTTCTGGCAAGACCCGCGCCCTTACTCACCGCATTGCCCATCTGGTTCGCCAACATCAGGTGGATCCAGCAGAAATTTTGGCGGTGACTTTCACCAACAAAGCAGCCCGTGAGATGAAAGAGCGCATTGAGCAGCTTTTTGTGGAGCAGGAAGCTTATGAACAATTCGGGATCCCTATGGCACAGTTGGAGCCAGCCCAGGTGACCCGCCTCAAGTCCAGCGTTTACCGACGGCTCATCAAACCCCTTTGGATTGGTACCTTTCACAGTTTGTTCTCTCGGATTTTACGACTGGATATTGAAAAATATCAGGATCCCAAGGGGCGAAAATGGACACGAAATTTCTCCATTTTTGATGAGTCTGATGCCCAATTACTGGTTAAAGAGATCGTCACCAAACAACTGAATCTGGACGATCGCAGATTTGATCCCAAATCAGTACGCTACGCCATCAGCAATGCCAAGAACCAAGGTTGGACTCCTGCTGATTTAGAACACCATCAGCCCAACTTCCGGGGTCGTACCATCGCCCAGGTCTACGAACTCTACGAAGATCAACTAGCTGCTAACAATGCTCTAGACTTTGACGATCTGATCTGGATACCTGTACAACTTTTTCGTCAAAATGAGCAAGCTTTAGCTTACTGGCATCAGCGTTTTCGACATATCTTAGTGGATGAATATCAAGACACCAACCGCACACAATATGAACTGATTCAACTACTAGCTACCAATGGCGAGATGCGCAAATCTCAGTTGAACTGGAAAAATCGCTCTATTTTTGTGGTGGGGGACGCCGACCAGAGTATCTATCGATTTCGCGGGGCAGATTTTACAATTCTGATGGAGTTTCAAGAAGCCTTTGGCGATGGCCTACCGGATGATGATACCCGCACGATGGTGAAGCTTGAGGAGAACTACCGATCCACAGCCACAATCTTGCAAGCAGCGAATGCCTTGATCGATAACAACACCGAACGTATTGAGAAAGTGCTTAAGCCCACACGTTCTCAAGGGGATCCGATCTTTTGTCATCAAGCGGACAACGAGATGTCCGAGGCGGAATTTGTAGTGAATGCTATCAAACGCTTAGAGAGTAAGGATCCCAATAATTCTTGGGGAGATTTCGCCATTCTTTATCGCACCAATGCCCAATCTCGCCCCTTTGAGGAAGTTTTGATGCGTTGGGGGATCCCTTACGTTGTAGTGGGTGGACAACGGTTTTACGACCGCAAAGAAATCAAAGATGTGATTGCGTATCTACGAGCGGTGGCCAACCCAGCTGACTCCCTCAGTTTGTTGCGTATCATCAATGTGCCGCGACGGGGCATTGGTAAATCCACAATCGATAAATTAACTCAAGCGGCAGCTGCCTTAAATGTGCCTTTATGGGAAATCCTTAGCGATGAGACTTCAATCCACACCTTGGCAGGACGCTCAGCCAAACCTGTTATCCAATTTGTTCAACTGCTAGAACACTGGCATCAACAGCTTTCTCAGGCAAAAGCTACGGAGATTTTGGAAGGGTTATTGCGAGATTCTGGGTATTTAGAAGATTTGAAAGCTCAAGCCACAGAAGAAGCAGAGGAACGAGCACGAAATGTGATGGAACTCTATAATGCAGCCCGCCAGTTTGAAGAGGAACAAGGGGATCCCAGCCTTGAGGCATTCTTGAGTAATGTGTCTCTGGCTTCTGATTTGGATAACTTACAAGAAGGTTTGGAAAAAGTCTCCTTAATGACGTTACATTCTTCCAAGGGGCTGGAGTTCCCGGTGGTTTTCCTAGTGGGTGTGGAGCAAGGACTTTTCCCCAATTTCCGGGCCTTGGAAGATCCCGCTTCTTTGGAGGAAGAACGCCGACTTTGCTATGTGGGCATCACCCGTGCACAGGAGCAGTTGTTTATCAGCCATGCCAGCGAACGACGCCTGTACGGCAATCGAGAAGCCGCTATCCCCTCTTTATTTTTAAGTGAGCTGCCTAAGGAGTTGATCGAATTGGATAAACCCGGTGCCATTCCCCGGCAGCTCTCCCGCGGCACGACCCTCTCTATCTCCGCTGCATCTAAAACACGGCCAGCAACGCGGCACTCTCGCTCGGAACATTGGTCGGTCGGGGATCGCCTGGAGCATCCGCAGTTTGGGCAGGGACACATTACCCATGTCTTTGGCAGCGGCGAACGGGTCACAGTTGCGGTTAAATTCCCTGGGATTGGTCAGCAGAAAATCTTGGATCCGAGGATTGCCCCGATTCAAAGAATAAGCTGA
- a CDS encoding AEC family transporter, with protein sequence MFTTLFQVYSPLLGWTILGFLLQKVMPTGWNRWVGPHPLGRFMFWVGVPLSIIGFMQGVDLSGQIWVAPLICWLSVGLGAGMASAWLWWQHLRREGLAPTAPMPWSSAQQGSFHLAATLGNTGYLGYPICLAVAGTTYFGWALFYDLLGTLFMAYGFGVWVASRYGNSCIQAWQVGIHILRTPALWSFGMGLLLVREPPPGWLSQGLSAFAWGMIPLSLMLLGMRLAQVKHWGSFRPAGVALLIKLLLVPLLVGIGLAFTSYPPLAKLVLVLQSGMPPAIATLVLTEEYDLDREITVTALAVGYLAVLLTLPLWLKLWGA encoded by the coding sequence GTGTTTACCACCCTTTTTCAGGTCTACTCGCCATTGCTGGGCTGGACAATACTGGGGTTTCTTCTCCAGAAAGTCATGCCCACCGGGTGGAATCGTTGGGTAGGCCCCCATCCGCTGGGGCGATTCATGTTCTGGGTGGGGGTACCCCTCAGCATCATCGGGTTTATGCAGGGAGTAGATCTATCCGGGCAAATCTGGGTTGCCCCTCTGATCTGCTGGCTGTCGGTGGGGCTGGGAGCCGGGATGGCCAGTGCTTGGCTCTGGTGGCAACACCTGCGTAGGGAAGGCTTAGCACCGACAGCTCCCATGCCCTGGAGCAGTGCCCAGCAGGGTAGTTTTCATCTGGCCGCAACCCTCGGGAATACCGGCTATTTGGGCTATCCCATTTGTCTAGCGGTGGCAGGAACGACCTACTTTGGCTGGGCATTGTTTTATGACCTCTTGGGCACCCTATTTATGGCCTACGGGTTTGGGGTTTGGGTGGCTAGTCGCTACGGCAACTCCTGCATCCAAGCCTGGCAGGTTGGGATCCATATCCTGCGCACCCCTGCCCTTTGGTCGTTTGGGATGGGCCTTCTGCTGGTGCGTGAACCGCCGCCGGGGTGGCTCTCTCAGGGGCTTAGCGCTTTTGCCTGGGGCATGATTCCGCTCAGTTTGATGTTGTTGGGGATGCGGCTGGCGCAAGTCAAACATTGGGGATCCTTTCGTCCAGCCGGAGTGGCCCTCTTGATTAAGTTATTGCTTGTCCCTTTACTGGTGGGAATAGGTTTAGCCTTTACCTCTTACCCACCTCTGGCCAAGTTGGTACTGGTTTTGCAGTCTGGCATGCCCCCCGCTATTGCTACCTTGGTGCTCACGGAAGAATATGACCTAGATCGGGAGATTACCGTGACCGCTTTGGCGGTGGGATACTTGGCGGTTTTATTGACTTTGCCCCTTTGGCTCAAGTTGTGGGGAGCCTGA
- a CDS encoding lipopolysaccharide assembly protein LapA domain-containing protein, whose translation MLLLFNLALTVLLALGVAVLAGQNLTSLTVHFLMLRSVELPLGLVITLAVGLGLLTVGLGSFLWPGRSFSTTARQLQERVRQLEMQDQPPQ comes from the coding sequence ATGTTACTGCTGTTCAACTTGGCCTTAACTGTGCTGCTGGCTCTGGGGGTAGCGGTGCTAGCTGGGCAAAACCTCACTTCTCTGACCGTGCATTTTTTGATGTTGCGCTCGGTGGAGCTGCCCTTGGGCTTGGTGATAACTTTGGCAGTTGGCTTAGGCCTGTTGACGGTGGGGCTGGGCTCTTTCCTCTGGCCGGGACGCAGCTTCTCCACCACCGCCCGCCAACTGCAGGAACGGGTACGCCAATTGGAAATGCAAGATCAACCACCCCAATAA
- a CDS encoding pentapeptide repeat-containing protein, with translation MPRVTTADELLAMYAAGERNFQESNLIGVDLVRSTLQDADLKGANLSFGKLSGVNLQGADLRGADLSSANLMGASLYGANLWEANLIGADLSFADLRETNLHGAYLWEAKLTRAQLQGSDLSGAKMGGAVLTGADLRGATLPDGTVRPWADPVVDKAE, from the coding sequence ATGCCCCGAGTTACAACGGCTGATGAATTACTGGCAATGTACGCCGCTGGCGAGCGCAATTTTCAAGAATCCAATTTGATCGGTGTGGATCTGGTGCGTTCCACCCTGCAGGATGCGGATCTGAAGGGGGCCAACCTCTCCTTTGGCAAATTGAGTGGGGTCAATCTGCAGGGAGCCGATTTGCGCGGGGCCGATCTCAGCTCGGCTAACCTGATGGGGGCCAGCCTTTATGGGGCCAATCTCTGGGAGGCCAACCTCATCGGGGCGGATCTCAGCTTTGCCGATCTCCGGGAGACCAACCTGCACGGAGCCTATCTCTGGGAGGCAAAACTCACCCGTGCGCAATTGCAGGGATCCGATCTGAGCGGGGCAAAAATGGGAGGTGCTGTTCTAACCGGGGCCGATCTGAGGGGGGCTACTTTGCCGGATGGGACGGTGCGGCCTTGGGCTGATCCAGTGGTGGACAAGGCAGAATAG
- the mgtE gene encoding magnesium transporter: MHPTTGSPTPIRSELSREQFCELLRGQLSLYLAQNELEQAKSLLLPVQPVDIADVIGELPEAQQALAFRLLAKDLAIRVYEHLDLELQEALLQEFKSHEIQDILDKMSPDDRARLFDELPAKVVTALLPQLSPQEREATALLLGYAPNTAGRIMTPEHISLKENLTAAQALERVRLLARETETIYYLYITDAERHLTGALSLRELVMADPAQMLGEVMNREVVFVSTNTDQEEVARVIQRYDLLAVPVVDAEQRLVGIVTVDDVLDILEQETTKDIYSLGGVQSGEDDYFDLGLWRAARKRVVWLLILLFTNTFTSTIIAGQEEVLSEVIALAAFIPLLVDSGGNVGAQSSTVVIRGLSTAVVRLKDGFGVLAREATVGAMLGLMLSVITIGWAYALQRDLSVAIIVGLSLFSISILSSISGAGLPFLFRSFGLDPALMAAPFITTIVDVLGVLIYFYTARLVLGI; this comes from the coding sequence TTGCACCCCACCACTGGAAGCCCAACCCCGATCCGTTCCGAACTAAGCCGGGAACAATTTTGTGAATTATTGCGAGGCCAACTCAGTCTGTACCTAGCCCAAAACGAGTTGGAGCAGGCGAAATCTCTCCTGTTGCCCGTTCAGCCGGTGGATATTGCCGATGTGATTGGAGAGTTGCCAGAGGCTCAGCAGGCTTTGGCCTTTCGGCTGCTGGCTAAGGATCTGGCCATTCGGGTTTACGAACACTTGGATTTAGAACTGCAGGAAGCTCTGCTGCAAGAGTTCAAAAGCCATGAAATCCAAGATATTCTCGATAAAATGTCGCCGGATGACCGGGCCCGCCTGTTCGACGAGTTACCCGCCAAAGTGGTGACAGCCCTGCTGCCGCAACTAAGCCCGCAAGAACGGGAAGCCACGGCACTACTGCTCGGCTATGCCCCCAACACGGCGGGGCGGATCATGACCCCCGAGCATATTTCCCTAAAGGAGAATCTGACAGCAGCCCAAGCTCTGGAGCGGGTGCGCCTGTTGGCCAGAGAAACCGAAACAATTTACTACCTCTACATCACAGACGCCGAGCGGCATTTAACCGGGGCGCTATCGTTGCGGGAACTGGTGATGGCGGATCCGGCCCAAATGTTGGGAGAGGTGATGAACCGAGAAGTCGTGTTTGTCAGCACCAATACCGACCAAGAAGAAGTGGCACGGGTGATCCAGCGCTATGACCTATTGGCGGTGCCAGTGGTAGACGCAGAACAGCGCCTAGTGGGAATCGTCACGGTAGACGATGTACTGGACATTTTGGAGCAAGAGACCACCAAAGATATCTACTCCTTAGGGGGGGTGCAATCCGGGGAGGATGATTATTTTGATTTGGGTTTATGGCGAGCGGCCCGCAAGCGGGTGGTCTGGTTATTGATTTTGCTGTTTACCAACACCTTCACCAGCACAATCATCGCTGGGCAAGAAGAAGTCTTGAGCGAAGTCATTGCCTTGGCCGCCTTCATTCCGCTGTTGGTGGATAGCGGCGGCAATGTTGGGGCACAGTCTTCGACGGTGGTGATTCGGGGTTTGAGCACGGCGGTGGTGCGCCTCAAGGATGGGTTTGGGGTGCTCGCCCGCGAGGCGACGGTGGGGGCCATGCTGGGGTTGATGCTCAGTGTGATCACCATCGGCTGGGCTTATGCGCTGCAACGGGATCTGTCGGTCGCGATCATCGTCGGGCTGAGCTTATTCAGCATTTCCATTCTCTCTTCCATTTCGGGGGCGGGCTTGCCGTTTCTGTTTCGCTCCTTTGGCTTGGATCCGGCCCTGATGGCGGCCCCTTTTATCACCACGATTGTGGATGTGCTGGGGGTATTGATTTACTTCTACACCGCTCGCTTGGTCTTGGGTATCTGA
- a CDS encoding 4-hydroxy-3-methylbut-2-enyl diphosphate reductase — MAHSQPSSPNISPQDPRALRKALRGSDTYFAKGFEEHKDQVQSDLQTTYKSPLVEQIRTQFYRYQQGEITIHLAKAFGFCWGVERAVEYAYEARRRFPDRRLWITNEIIHNPLVNQHLKDMGIRFVGKGPDGKKDFSQIQPQDVVLWPAFGASVPEMEFFRSQGNEIVDTTCPWVSRVWNQVDKHRAAQFTSVIHGKYNHEETLATSSFAQKYLVVLNLEEAEWVARYILEGGDAADFQQRFSKATSPGFDPNQDLERIGIANQTTMLEGETRAIAKLFETTMLRKYGPQQLDDHFMSFNTICNATQERQDAMFELIEDPLDVMVVIGGFNSSNTTHLQEIALEKGLPSFHIDGPDCIQAHNRIRHKPLHQDLTVTEGWLPDGPVRIGITSGASTPDRVVEEVIRRIFALREPRRIPS, encoded by the coding sequence ATGGCTCATTCTCAACCCTCTTCCCCTAATATCTCCCCACAAGATCCACGGGCGCTGCGCAAGGCCCTACGCGGATCCGACACCTACTTTGCCAAAGGGTTTGAAGAACACAAAGATCAGGTGCAATCGGATCTACAAACCACCTACAAAAGTCCCCTTGTCGAGCAAATCCGCACCCAATTTTACCGCTATCAGCAAGGAGAGATCACCATTCACCTGGCCAAGGCTTTTGGCTTCTGCTGGGGAGTGGAACGAGCCGTAGAGTATGCCTATGAGGCGCGGCGACGCTTCCCGGATCGGCGACTGTGGATCACCAACGAGATCATCCATAATCCCCTGGTCAATCAGCACCTCAAGGATATGGGGATCCGCTTCGTCGGCAAAGGCCCGGATGGGAAAAAGGATTTTTCTCAAATTCAGCCCCAGGATGTGGTGCTCTGGCCGGCCTTTGGAGCAAGTGTGCCGGAAATGGAGTTTTTCCGGTCGCAGGGGAATGAGATTGTCGATACCACCTGCCCTTGGGTCTCCCGAGTTTGGAACCAGGTGGATAAGCATCGGGCTGCACAGTTCACGTCCGTCATCCACGGCAAATACAACCACGAAGAAACCCTCGCCACCAGTTCCTTTGCCCAAAAATATCTGGTGGTTCTAAACCTGGAGGAAGCGGAATGGGTTGCTCGCTACATTCTAGAAGGAGGAGATGCGGCAGACTTTCAGCAGCGGTTTAGCAAAGCCACCTCTCCCGGTTTTGATCCGAATCAAGATTTGGAGCGGATCGGCATCGCCAACCAAACCACCATGCTAGAAGGGGAAACCCGCGCCATCGCCAAACTTTTTGAAACGACGATGCTGCGCAAATACGGCCCGCAACAGTTGGATGACCACTTCATGAGTTTCAACACCATCTGCAACGCCACCCAAGAACGACAGGATGCCATGTTCGAGCTGATTGAGGATCCTTTGGATGTCATGGTGGTGATTGGTGGATTCAATTCTTCGAATACCACCCACCTGCAGGAGATTGCCCTAGAAAAAGGGTTGCCCTCTTTTCATATTGATGGCCCCGACTGCATCCAAGCCCACAACCGCATCCGCCACAAGCCCCTCCATCAAGACCTAACTGTTACAGAAGGGTGGCTGCCCGATGGGCCAGTTCGAATTGGCATTACCTCCGGAGCCTCGACACCGGATCGCGTGGTGGAAGAAGTGATTCGGCGCATTTTTGCCCTGCGTGAACCCCGTCGGATCCCTTCCTAA